The region ATGATACTGGCCAGCGCAATGTATCTGGTTCGCAGATACTTCTGACACAAGAGCAGTTTATACATGTCGCTTCTCGCCAATCCTTTGGCCGAACTGCCTTAGTAAATTCCGAAATTCTCCGTCAGTTCAGGATTGAGCGATGCCCTGATCAGCATCTCAAAGCCCAACATCAACACGAGGAAGCCGGAATTCCGATATAGCGGTTCCACCGCTTTTCGGAGCCCATCGATCCCGACTCTAAGACTTTCGGCAAAAACTGCCAAGACCAACACCAGACTTCCACATCCCGCTATTTCTCCCATCCCCTCAGCCAGCAATAAAATGGGACGAATAAGCAAAGTAGGAAAGCAGCAAACGGCACAACATTACCTTCATCAAAGTTGTTAGCCCAGATCCCTGTCGCGAACAACCTGATCCCAATCAGCGAGGCGAACCTCGCTCCGTGCGATGTGTCCAACACCGGCAATGAAAAACACAACCTCAACCATTCGACCAGCCATGATCCGAAAAGCCGCAGCCGAGGAAACTCTGGAACTGCCAGTTTCCTTGCGCACAGACACCACCGATGAATTCGCGACCGAATCGACCACTCTCCACACGGCGAGCAAGCCTCGTGCTGAGCTTGATCGCCTGGCGAATCGTGATCTGGCCAAAGTCCTTGAACTTGGCCAGAAAACCTTTGGCGAACCCGTGATCCCCTTCACTCTCGATTGGGTGGGTGAATTTCTCCTGGGCCAGAATTCCCGTGGCCCGATCGCTCGCGGACTTCCTACTCAACCCCCCGTACGATACATCGATGCCGAATCGCATCGTCAGGGCATGGTTTTCGGCATGCGAGAATACCAGATCACGCTCCGCACTGGGGATTGCCGCGTGATCAATCTCATCCAGCAAACCTCTCAAAAATGCCCGTCATTCACGAGAGATGTCTGGCTGGTCGCCGAGCGGCAATTCCTGGCGCTCTACTACAAACTCAGACGCCTGGAAAAGGCCCGCTCACAAGTTGTCGCACCACTGATGCAGGACTCGCTTCGCGAGCGACTCTGGAAAAACACCATTGGCGTCCTGACACGCAATGCGGCATCCATGAAAGCACTTGGTGTCGCCATTCGTCGCGGCATGCTCCTGCGCGGAGAACCAGGAAATGGCAAAACCATGGCAGCTCGCTGGCTCAAATATGAAGCTGAGAAACGCAGATTAGCGTGGAAATCGATTTCCATTGCTCATTTCCGCGCTGCGCAACATCGCTGTGAGGTAGGAGAACTTCTTTCGCTGGGTTCCCCCGGGATCATCTTCTTCGATGATTTCGACGAACTCATCCGGCGGCGCGAGGAGAACCACAATTCGACTGATATTTGTACGCTGCTCAATGAACTCGATGGCATTGACCGCCGGTATGGTACGGTCTTTCTCTTCGCCAGTAATCTGCAGTGGAACGAGATCGATCATGCCCTGCGCCGCCCAGGCCGCATTGACCTGATGATTGAGTTCACCAAACCAAATGTCGAACTGCGTCGCCAGTTGATGGAAATCCACTGGTCGGAAATCCTCCGTCGGCAGATTGATATCCCTCTCGCTGTCAGCCAGACCGAAGGGATGAGTTTCGCCGAACTGGAAGAACTCAAAACGTTATTGGCCATGCAGCATTTCGATGAAGAGGAGATCGACTGGAATCGTGCCCTGGCCGAATTCCAATCCCGTCGCACAGAAACCGCTAAAAAACCGATTGGTTTTGGAGCGACATAAACCTGTTGTCGCGACCTGAAAATCTCGACGGAGCTGAACTCAACTTTATCAATAGGTCGCGTCAATCAATGTCTCAATCACGCCCGCAGCGTGTGTCGGAATGCACCCCGGCACACGCTGCCTCTCATCTATCAATTTACTTCGCGCTTTGATTCTGACTCTTCGCCAACTGTTCGAGGACATCCTTGGCCGATGTTCGCCCGCCGTGGCTGTCACTCACTTTTGAGAAGGCAATCTTTCGGTCGCTATTGAGCACAAATGTCGCTGGATAGGCTGTTTCATTCGGGGCATTCCAGCGTAAGCCGTACTGCTTCGTAAACTGATAATCGGGATCGACCAGCAGCGTATAGTGCTCGGGAATCACGCGCTCTCCGCGAAACTGCTTCGCCTTCTGGGCAAGTCCACTTCCAGCACCAGGATAGACAAACACAACCTGTGCCCCTGCTTGCTGAAACTTCTCCTGCGACTTCAGAAAATCATTAACCTGCACATTGCACAACGGGCATTGATAGCCCGGAAATCCCCGCAGCACAATCAGCACAACCGGCCCGCGCTCTGCAATCGTCGATAGCTTTGTCGTCCCCCCATCAACATTGGCCAGTTCAAAATCAGGGGCGACTTCTCCCGACTTCGGAGGTGCTGCCGTCGCGACCGAGAACCAGAAACCGCTCATCGCCACCAGGAGCATGGGCACGAGCCACTCATATCGCAGACGCTGTCGAAAATTCGCGATAACCGTCTTCAGCATTTTCTTATCCCTTCTCAAAGTGAATCGACTCTCCCCCGCTGATCACTCTCTCAGACAAGTGCTCTCCAGCAGTTCACAAACTCTGAGATACAATTCACGGCAACAAGTGACAGATTTTCCCGATAACATCGGCTCATCAAAAAACTTCCCATCATCTTCCAGCAGCCCCAATGGAACATCCGAGACTCTGCCAAACATTCAACTTTCCAAGAAAATCAAGTCGCTCTACACTGCTTCGCAGCCTTCCAGCTGGCCCGATGGATGACTCCACAACGACACCTGGGAAATCATGGGCAGGCCTCGTATGACAGGGATTCTTTCCAGTGAATGTCGCACTTCTAGGCCAGTGGCGGGACCGACCATCCTTTCGATTTCGCGCATTGCAGTATCTCCCCTACCTCGAAACTGTGGGCCATGCGGCAACCATTATCGAATTCTCACCTCATCTGTGGGGTCGCCTTCGCCAATACTCACAACTGGCAAAGTTTGATTCAGTCTTCATCCAACAGCGATTACTCCACCCTTTCGAACTTGCCTGGCTCAAGCGGAATACCAGACATCTCGTCTTCGATGTCGATGATGCGATTATGCGCAAAAGCGATGGCAGCCCCGATTCCCGCCGCATGTCGAGATTCCGCGCCATGTGTCGCTCGGCGAATCTCGTCATCTGTGGCAACCAGTTCCTGGCTGATGAAACCCGCGTGCATACATCAAAGCTGGAAATCATACCTACGACTATCGAGTTAAATCGCTATCCATCTTTATCTAGTAAATATGAATCACTAGTAAATATTCCGAATCCACTATTAACCATCGGCTGGACAGGTTCGCGGGCCACATGCCGCTACCTGAATGAGGTATTCCCTGTCATTGCCGAATTTCCAGGTCAGGTGCAGGTGAAACTCATTGCTGATGATCTCTCGAACTGCGATCTGAAACTTCTCCAGGACGTGCCTTACGAATTCATTCGCTGGTCACCCGAAACCGAAATTGCCGCTGCCACGACTTTTGACATGGGGATCATGCCTCTCCCGGATCAGGAGTTCACTCGCGGCAAATGCGGCTGCAAAGCCCTGCAATATATGGCCCTGGGCATCCCTGCCATTTGCAGTCCCGTCGGGATGAATGTCGATCTCATCGAACCAGGCAAAACGGGTTTTCTCGCTCGCACGGCTGGCGAATGGCGCGAGGCCTTCCAGCAATTGATCGCCAGCCCGAAACTGCGTGCCCAAGTCGGCATCGCGGGGTATCGCGTGGTGAGTGAACAATTCGCTGCCTCAACCTGGGCCCCCGCCTGGTTGAACGCCGTCTTCCCGACCACTCAATCCTCCACCCCCTCCTGACTTCCTGACTTTATCCCTTCTCCCCTTCCTGTCTTCTCGCCTTCCTGCCTTCCTCCCTTCTTCCCTTCTCGCCTCCCACCTTCTCTCGTTCACTGCCAGTTTGGCAGCTAAAGCGTCGTCGCTGGCCTTGGCAGCACCTTTTCTGGCAGGTAACCAACGCCAACCTGCAGCAGCAACTCATTTCCTATATGCGTGTTACGTCAATACGACACTGCTGGCATGGTTTTCGCTCCTCACTCATTGCACACGGTGGCGTATCCCACCAGACTGACAGTCTGAACGTATCCAACTACTGATTTTGACAGCGAGGAGTTCTCACGATGGCCAAAAAGGCTGCCAAAGACGGCATCAA is a window of Planctopirus limnophila DSM 3776 DNA encoding:
- a CDS encoding AAA family ATPase gives rise to the protein MKNTTSTIRPAMIRKAAAEETLELPVSLRTDTTDEFATESTTLHTASKPRAELDRLANRDLAKVLELGQKTFGEPVIPFTLDWVGEFLLGQNSRGPIARGLPTQPPVRYIDAESHRQGMVFGMREYQITLRTGDCRVINLIQQTSQKCPSFTRDVWLVAERQFLALYYKLRRLEKARSQVVAPLMQDSLRERLWKNTIGVLTRNAASMKALGVAIRRGMLLRGEPGNGKTMAARWLKYEAEKRRLAWKSISIAHFRAAQHRCEVGELLSLGSPGIIFFDDFDELIRRREENHNSTDICTLLNELDGIDRRYGTVFLFASNLQWNEIDHALRRPGRIDLMIEFTKPNVELRRQLMEIHWSEILRRQIDIPLAVSQTEGMSFAELEELKTLLAMQHFDEEEIDWNRALAEFQSRRTETAKKPIGFGAT
- a CDS encoding peroxiredoxin family protein; the protein is MLKTVIANFRQRLRYEWLVPMLLVAMSGFWFSVATAAPPKSGEVAPDFELANVDGGTTKLSTIAERGPVVLIVLRGFPGYQCPLCNVQVNDFLKSQEKFQQAGAQVVFVYPGAGSGLAQKAKQFRGERVIPEHYTLLVDPDYQFTKQYGLRWNAPNETAYPATFVLNSDRKIAFSKVSDSHGGRTSAKDVLEQLAKSQNQSAK
- a CDS encoding glycosyltransferase, translating into MNVALLGQWRDRPSFRFRALQYLPYLETVGHAATIIEFSPHLWGRLRQYSQLAKFDSVFIQQRLLHPFELAWLKRNTRHLVFDVDDAIMRKSDGSPDSRRMSRFRAMCRSANLVICGNQFLADETRVHTSKLEIIPTTIELNRYPSLSSKYESLVNIPNPLLTIGWTGSRATCRYLNEVFPVIAEFPGQVQVKLIADDLSNCDLKLLQDVPYEFIRWSPETEIAAATTFDMGIMPLPDQEFTRGKCGCKALQYMALGIPAICSPVGMNVDLIEPGKTGFLARTAGEWREAFQQLIASPKLRAQVGIAGYRVVSEQFAASTWAPAWLNAVFPTTQSSTPS